The Sphingomonas naphthae nucleotide sequence CTCCTCGTCGCCGCCGCGCTCTGCGCCACGGCCCCCGCGTGCGCCGAGCGGATCAAGGATCTCGGCACCTTCCAGGGGGTGCGCGGCAACCAGCTGACCGGCTACGGCATCGTCGTCGGCCTCGCCGGCACGGGCGACGACAGCCTGGATTACGCCACGCAGGGCATGAAGGGCATCGCCGCGCGCTTCGGGATGCAGCTGCCCGCCGGCATCAACCCGGCGCTCAAGAATGCGGCGGCGGTGATGATCACCGCCGAACTGCCCGCCTTCGCCAAGCCCGGCCAGAAGCTCGACATCACCGTCTCGGCGCTGGGCAAGGCCAAGTCGCTGCGCGGCGGCACGCTCCTGATGGCGCCGCTCAACGGCGCCGACAATCAGGTCTATGCGATGGCGCAGGGCAATCTGGCGGTCGGCGGCCTCGGCATCGAGGGCGCGGACGGATCGAAGCTGACCGTCAACGTCCCCTCCTCGGGCCGTATCCCCGGCGGCGCCACGGTCGAGCGCGCGGTGGACGCGGGCTTCGCCTCGTCGCCCGAAATCCTGTTCAACCTGGCCGAAGCAGATCTCACCACCGTGCGCCGCGTCGCCGACGCGATCAACCGGTCGGTCGGCGCCGGCCGGGCGCGGGCGATGGACGCCGTCACGGTCGCCATCTCGGCCCAGCAGGGCGCCGAATTCCGCACCGCGCTGATGGGGCAGATCGAAAACCTGCCGGTCGATCCGGCCGACGCCGCCGCGCGCGTGATCGTCAATGCCCGCACCGGCACCGTCGTCATCAACGGCGCGGTCCGCATCGCGCCGGCCGCCGTCACCCACGGCAAGCTCACCGTCCGCGTCGACGAGAAGCCCCGCGTCGTCCAGCCGGGGCCTTTCTCCAACGGCCGCACCGCCGTCGAACAGTCGAGCGCGCTGTCGGTCGACGAGGAGAAGCATCCGATGTTCGCCTTCCAGCCGGGCGCCAGCCTCGCCGACATCGTCAAGGCGGTGAACGCCATCGGCGCCTCGCCGGCCGACCTCGTCGCGATCCTCGAGGCGCTGAAGCAGGCCGGCGCGATGAAGGCCGATCTGGTGGTGCTGTGATGACGAGGCTGTCCACCCCGACCCCACCGACCCTGTCGACCGCCGCCGTCGCGCCCGCCAAGGCGGCCGGCACCGGCGTCGATCGCGAGCAGCTCAAGGCCGTCGCCAAGCAGTTCGAGGCGGTGTTTGCGCGCCAGATCAT carries:
- a CDS encoding flagellar basal body P-ring protein FlgI gives rise to the protein MRLLRWLLLVAAALCATAPACAERIKDLGTFQGVRGNQLTGYGIVVGLAGTGDDSLDYATQGMKGIAARFGMQLPAGINPALKNAAAVMITAELPAFAKPGQKLDITVSALGKAKSLRGGTLLMAPLNGADNQVYAMAQGNLAVGGLGIEGADGSKLTVNVPSSGRIPGGATVERAVDAGFASSPEILFNLAEADLTTVRRVADAINRSVGAGRARAMDAVTVAISAQQGAEFRTALMGQIENLPVDPADAAARVIVNARTGTVVINGAVRIAPAAVTHGKLTVRVDEKPRVVQPGPFSNGRTAVEQSSALSVDEEKHPMFAFQPGASLADIVKAVNAIGASPADLVAILEALKQAGAMKADLVVL